The DNA window CCTCCGCTCGGGCCGCGGCGACCGTCGTTCGGTCCGGACCGAACGATCGGCGGCCTACGGTCGACCGGTGGACCTACCGACCATCACGGCCGCCCCCGGTACGCCGGACTGCGGGCCTCCGGTGCGCGATGACGACGGCTGGGTGGTCACCCGGCACGCGGACGTCGTCGCCGTGCTGACCGACCCCCGCTGGACCGTGCCTTCAGTCAACCACGACTCGCCGGCGGGCACGCTGGGCTGGCTGCGCGCCTCGGTCAGCCGGTTCAGCCCGCCCGGCGCGCATCCCGCCCGCCGGGCGATCGGCGTGGCCGCGCTCGACCGCCTAAACCCGCGCGACCTCTCCCGCACCGCCGCGCGACTCACCGACGAGGTGTTGAGCGGGGTCCGCGCCGATACCGGAGGCGTCGAGCGGGGGCCCCGCCTCACCGAGGTGATGGGAGCGGTGGCCCGGCGCGTACCCGTGTGGGTGTTGGCGGATCGGCTCGGCCTGGCCGACCCGACGGCGGCCGTCCCGGCGGTGACGGCGGTGGCCGCCGCCTACCATCCCGGCGCGGGTCCGGTCGCGGTAGCGCGCGCGGACCGGGCGGTGGCCGCGCTGGTGGCGATGTCGCCACCGGCTCCGGACGAGGTGACCGCGAACCGGATCGGCCTGCTGGTGCAGGCCGCCGACGCCACCGCCGGGCTGATCGGCGGCGCGGTCCGGCACGGGCTCGCCGCGCCGGTGGACCTCCGGACCGCCGGGTTGCTCGCCGAGGTGTTGCGGTTGGACCCGCCGGTGCGCGCCACTCGGCGCGTCGCCACCGTGGCGATCGACCTGGGCGGCCGGACCATCCGCGCCGCAGAACCGTTGCTGCTGCGCTTCGACGCGGCGAACCGGGACCCGGCGGTCCACCCGGCGCCGGATCGGTTCGTGGTCGGCCGGGCGCGTGCGGCGTTGACCTTCGGGGCCGGGTCCCGGGGCTGCCCGGGAGAGCGGCACGCGCTGGCTCTGGCCGAGGGCGTGGTCGACGTGGTGCGCCGGCGTTGCCGTCGCGTCGACCTGCCGGTTCCGTACGCCCCGCACCCGACGCTGCGCGTCCCGACCCGTATCGAGGTGACCCTGCGATGACCGACCGCTTCGCCGCCTTCCACGCGCTGCACCGGCCGGGGCGGCCCCTGCTGCTGCCCAACGCCTGGGACCACGCCTCCGCCGCCGCGTTCGCCGCCCGGGGCCACCCGGCGGTCGGCACGACGAGCCTCGGTGTCGCGGCGACCGCCGGCCGCCCGGACGGGACCGGCGCGACCCGGGCGGAGACGCTCGACCTGGCCCGCCGCCTGCGGGGGATACCGGCGCTGCTCACCGTGGACATCGAGGGCGGCTTCGACGACGACCCGGCGGCGGTGGCCCGGTACGTCGGCGAGCTGGCCGCGCTCGGCGTGGTGGGGGTGAACCTGGAGGACGGCCGCCCGGACGGCACGCTGGCGCCGGCACCGCTGGTCGCCGCCAAGATCGCGGCGGTGCGGGCGGTCGTCCCGGGGCTGTTCGTCAACGCCCGCACCGACGCGTGGTGGTGGGGTGTGACGTCGCCGTCGGCCGAGGCCCGATTGCGGGCGGCGGAGTTCCGCGCAGCCGGTGCGGACGGTTTCTTCGTCCCCGGCGCGCCGGACGAGGAGGTCGGGGCGTTGGCCGCGGAGGTGGGGTTGCCACTGAACGTGCTGCACCGCCCGGGTGGCCCGGACCTGGCGGCGCTGGGCCGCCTCGGGGTGGCCCGGGTGAGCACCGGCTCGTTGCCCTTCCGTACCGCGCTGGGCGCCGCGCTGCACCTGGTCGACGCGGTCGCCGCCGGGCGGGACCCCGGGCTGCCGCCGGCTCCCGGTTACGCGGAGGTGTTGGCGTTGGCGGGCGAGCCGGATACCTGATCGGGCGCCTTCGGGTGGATTGTTCTCGGTGGCCCCCTCTCACCCTATTACGGTGGGTGCAGGTCCGACTACGCCTTGTCCTGCCGAGAGGGGGCGGAGACCATGCGAGTGCCCAATCGCAGCCCCGGTCGCCAGCCCGGTCCCGCCGTCGCGTCCACCACTCCCAGCCGTCGCCTGCCGTCGGGTGACCGGCCCGCCGACGGTACGCGGCCCGACCTGGCCGCCTACCGGACCGCGGTGGCGGAGCTGCTGGTCGAGGTGGGCGCGCTGGCGGACGCGCCGTCCACCGCCGCCCGTCAGGTGCTGCTCGACCAGCGGCTGCGTGAGCCGGCCGTCGCCGCGGTCCTCGACGCGACCCCGCAGGGACTGGTCGGCGCCCGGGAGACGCTGCTGCTGGAGATCGCCCGCCACCAGCCGGGCTCCCGCACCCCGGCGTCGGACCTGACCACCCTGGTCCGGACCTACCTGCTGTCCCGGGTCGACGTGCTGTGGTGGCGGGACAGCCCCACCCTGCTCACCGACGACCAGGTGCGCACCAGCATCGACCTGGTCGACCTGGAATGGCTGCGTCGCCGGGGCCTGCTCGGGTTCCGGTACCGGGAGCAGCCCGCCACCACGCTCGGGCACGGCTGGTGGGCGGTCCGGAGGCGGGTGCGCCCGGCAGCCGGCCCGGCCGTCGGCGGGCTGCTGATCCCCCGCGCCCGTCGCGAGATGATCGCCCTCCTCAACGACCTGGCCCGGGAGTTCGTCGCGGTCACCCGGGCCGGCACGCCGCCGCTCTGGGTGACCGGCCTGGTCCGCAGTGCCGAGCAGCAGTACCGGCTGCGCCGGCTGGGCCACCCCGCCACCATGCCCAGCGCCCACTGCCTGGGCTGGGCGGCCGACGTGGAGGTGGACTGGTACGAGCGGTTCGGCGCCCGCGCGGCCCTCGCCGGGTTGCTGCTGGCCCGGCAGGACGCCGGCGAGGTCAACGTGGTCGACGAGGGTCGGGCCTGGCACGTCTGCCTCGCCCCCGGCGCCCGTCGCCGGTTCCGGCAGGCGTACGAGGCCGAGATGGGCGTGTGACCGGGCCCCCGCCGCTGCCGCCCGGCCCGGCCGACGGGGCGGCGTACCCGGCCTGACCCGTTTCCTCGATGGACAGCGCGCGTCGTCTCTTCTAGCGTCGCGGGCATGCGGAGGACCCTCGTCGCCACCGGGCTGGCACTGCTCCTGCTCGGCACCGCCTGTGGGGAGGGTCGCGCGCCCGTCGGTCCGGCCGCCGCCGGCTCGCCGACCGCCTCCCGGCAGGACCCCGGCCAGGTCGAGCAGACGCTGGCCAGCCTGCGCAAGGTCGACGACCTGCCGCTGTACGAGATGACCTACACCGGCGACTACGACCCGACCGCCGGTGTGGCCGGCAGCACCCCGCCCAGCCCGTTCGGCTGCTCGCTCTTCGCCGCGCTGGCCGACCGCAACCGTCCGCTGTTCGCCCGCAACTTCGACTGGGAGCCGAACCCGGCGCTGGTGCTGCGCACGGACCCGCCGGACGGGTACGCCTCGATCTCCCTGGTGGACATCTCCTACCTGGGCGTCCCCGCCGACCCGACCGGCGACCGGCGGCTGCTCGACGCGCCGCTGCTGCCGTTCGACGGGATGAACGAGCGGGGCCTCGCGGTGGGGCTGGCCGCCGACGACGGCGCCCGCGCCGAGCCGGTGCCCGGGCGGCCCACCGTCGGCTCGGTGCGCATCCTGCGCCTGGTGCTCGACTCGGCGGCCACGGTGGACGAGGCGGTGGCCGTGTTCGGCAGGTACAACCTGGACTTCGACGGCGGGCCGCCGCTGCACTACCTGCTCGCGGACGCCACCGGCGCCTCCGCGGTCGTCGAGTTCGTCGACGGGAAGCTGACGGTGGACCGTCGACGGGGCCGGTGGCAGGCGTTGACCAATGTGCCCGCGGTCGGGGTGGCCGAGAAGGACCTCCGCCGGGACCACCGCTACGGGGTGCTGGCGAAGGAGTTGGACCGCACCGGCGGCGCCGTCGACGCCGCCGCCGCGTTGCGGCTGCTCGACGCGGTGCGCCAG is part of the Micromonospora sp. WMMD980 genome and encodes:
- a CDS encoding cytochrome P450; its protein translation is MDLPTITAAPGTPDCGPPVRDDDGWVVTRHADVVAVLTDPRWTVPSVNHDSPAGTLGWLRASVSRFSPPGAHPARRAIGVAALDRLNPRDLSRTAARLTDEVLSGVRADTGGVERGPRLTEVMGAVARRVPVWVLADRLGLADPTAAVPAVTAVAAAYHPGAGPVAVARADRAVAALVAMSPPAPDEVTANRIGLLVQAADATAGLIGGAVRHGLAAPVDLRTAGLLAEVLRLDPPVRATRRVATVAIDLGGRTIRAAEPLLLRFDAANRDPAVHPAPDRFVVGRARAALTFGAGSRGCPGERHALALAEGVVDVVRRRCRRVDLPVPYAPHPTLRVPTRIEVTLR
- a CDS encoding isocitrate lyase/phosphoenolpyruvate mutase family protein — its product is MTDRFAAFHALHRPGRPLLLPNAWDHASAAAFAARGHPAVGTTSLGVAATAGRPDGTGATRAETLDLARRLRGIPALLTVDIEGGFDDDPAAVARYVGELAALGVVGVNLEDGRPDGTLAPAPLVAAKIAAVRAVVPGLFVNARTDAWWWGVTSPSAEARLRAAEFRAAGADGFFVPGAPDEEVGALAAEVGLPLNVLHRPGGPDLAALGRLGVARVSTGSLPFRTALGAALHLVDAVAAGRDPGLPPAPGYAEVLALAGEPDT
- a CDS encoding DUF5715 family protein, whose translation is MRVPNRSPGRQPGPAVASTTPSRRLPSGDRPADGTRPDLAAYRTAVAELLVEVGALADAPSTAARQVLLDQRLREPAVAAVLDATPQGLVGARETLLLEIARHQPGSRTPASDLTTLVRTYLLSRVDVLWWRDSPTLLTDDQVRTSIDLVDLEWLRRRGLLGFRYREQPATTLGHGWWAVRRRVRPAAGPAVGGLLIPRARREMIALLNDLAREFVAVTRAGTPPLWVTGLVRSAEQQYRLRRLGHPATMPSAHCLGWAADVEVDWYERFGARAALAGLLLARQDAGEVNVVDEGRAWHVCLAPGARRRFRQAYEAEMGV
- a CDS encoding linear amide C-N hydrolase, with protein sequence MRRTLVATGLALLLLGTACGEGRAPVGPAAAGSPTASRQDPGQVEQTLASLRKVDDLPLYEMTYTGDYDPTAGVAGSTPPSPFGCSLFAALADRNRPLFARNFDWEPNPALVLRTDPPDGYASISLVDISYLGVPADPTGDRRLLDAPLLPFDGMNERGLAVGLAADDGARAEPVPGRPTVGSVRILRLVLDSAATVDEAVAVFGRYNLDFDGGPPLHYLLADATGASAVVEFVDGKLTVDRRRGRWQALTNVPAVGVAEKDLRRDHRYGVLAKELDRTGGAVDAAAALRLLDAVRQPHTRWSVTYGLRTGEVRVVTAGGGARGYRLPMG